A DNA window from Camelina sativa cultivar DH55 chromosome 13, Cs, whole genome shotgun sequence contains the following coding sequences:
- the LOC104737016 gene encoding RING-H2 finger protein ATL7-like gives MSYSDPNPNPIPGTYIPSNSNGAAEKMKAYQAIIFSIPICFTFIVLFVLYVVYLRRNSAASVDWSSLGMRGGAFVRPNNLSTAESGLSKDVREMLPVVIYKESFSVKDSQCSVCLGDYQANEKLQQMPSCGHTFHMECIDIWLTSHATCPLCRLSLIQKPSLDKSPQGPEVVSSMENSNGGGGASAQPESQSSTTEATIQISDGQEGNGGNQVVISKETEENERDSVGTTSDGCWNRKVG, from the exons ATGTCATACAGCgacccaaacccaaacccaatTCCAGGAACTTACATACCATCAAACTCGAACGGAGCTGCTGAGAAAATGAAAGCCTACCAAGCTATCATCTTCTCTATTCCCATTTGTTTCACTTTCATCGTCCTCTTCGTGCTTTACGTCGTGTACCTCCGTCGTAATAGCGCCGCCAGTGTGGATTGGTCTTCTCTTGGGATGCGTGGTGGTGCCTTTGTTCGCCCCAACAATCTCTCAACT GCTGAATCAGGACTGAGCAAAGATGTGAGAGAGATGCTTCCTGTTGTTATATACAAGGAGAGCTTCTCTGTCAAAGATTCACA ATGTTCAGTGTGTCTTGGGGACTACCAAGCAAATGAGAAGCTCCAACAAATGCCATCATGTGGGCACACTTTTCACATGGAATGTATTGATATATGGCTCACATCACATGCAACTTGCCCTCTTTGTCGTCTCTCTCTTATCCAGAAGCCGTCCCTAGACAAGTCCCCTCAAGGCCCAGAGGTTGTCTCTTCCATGGAAAACTctaatggaggaggaggagcttctGCTCAACCAGAGTCCCAGTCATCAACAACCGAAGCCACAATTCAGATCAGTGATGGCCAAGAAGGTAACGGAGGTAATCAAGTGGTTATCTCTAAGGAAACAGAAGAGAATGAACGAGACAGCGTAGGGACGACATCGGATGGTTGCTGGAATCGCAAAGTTggttaa
- the LOC104737017 gene encoding UDP-arabinopyranose mutase 3-like, with amino-acid sequence MAQLSSSVNPVPMLKDELDIVIPTIRNLDFLEMWRPFFEQYHLIIIQDGDPLQTIKVPKGFDYELYNRNDINRILGQKASCISSKDSACRFFGYLVSKKKYIYTIDDDCFVANDPSGNDIIVIEQHIMNLLTPSTPHFFNTLYDPYASGADFVRGYPFSMREGALTVVSHGLWLNMPDYDAPTQLVKPLERNSRYVDAVMTIPKGTLFPMCGMNLAFDRELIGPAMYFGLMGHGQPIGGYDDMWAGWCVKVICDHMGWGVKTGLPYVWHSKASCNRLENLEKEYNGIFWQEEAIPFFQSVALPNECTSVQQCYLELAKQVKEKLGKVDPYFIKLADGMVTWTEAWEELNTPMATQN; translated from the exons ATGGCGCAACTCTCTTCCTCGGTGAATCCAGTGCCCATGCTGAAAGATGAGCTCGACATCGTGATCCCAACGATCCGCAACCTGGACTTCTTGGAGATGTGGAGGCCATTCTTTGAGCAATACCATCTGATCATCATTCAGGATGGTGATCCTTTACAGACCATCAAGGTTCCAAAAGGGTTCGACTATGAGCTGTACAACAGGAACGATATCAATCGTATCTTGGGTCAGAAGGCATCTTGCATTTCCTCCAAGGACTCTGCTTGCCGCTTCTTCGGTTACTTGGTCTCCAAGAAGAAGTATATCTATACCATTGATGATGATTGCTTC GTTGCAAACGATCCATCGGGGAATGATATCATTGTGATTGAGCAACATATAATGAACCTCTTAACTCCATCAACCCCACACTTCTTCAACACACTTTATGATCCATACGCAAGTGGTGCCGACTTTGTTCGTGGATACCCTTTTAGTATGCGCGAAGGTGCTTTAACTGTGGTCTCCCATGGCCTTTGGCTCAACATGCCTGACTATGATGCTCCCACTCAGCTTGTGAAGCCACTTGAGAGGAATTCCAG GTACGTTGATGCTGTTATGACCATCCCCAAAGGAACTCTTTTCCCCATGTGTGGTATGAACCTCGCTTTTGACCGTGAGCTCATTGGCCCGGCTATGTACTTTGGACTTATGGGACATGGCCAACCAATTGGAGGTTATGACGACATGTGGGCTGGTTGGTGTGTCAAG GTGATATGTGACCATATGGGGTGGGGTGTGAAGACGGGTCTGCCTTACGTATGGCACAGTAAAGCCAGCTGCAACCGATTGGAGAATCTGGAGAAGGAATACAATGGAATATTCTGGCAGGAAGAGGCGATACCTTTCTTTCAGTCAGTTGCTCTACCCAATGAATGCACTTCGGTGCAGCAATGCTACCTCGAGCTGGCTAAGCAAGTGAAGGAGAAACTTGGAAAGGTGGATCCTTACTTCATCAAGCTTGCAGATGGAATGGTCACTTGGACTGAAGCTTGGGAAGAGCTCAACACTCCAATGGCAACCCAAAACTGA
- the LOC104737018 gene encoding phytolongin Phyl1.1-like yields MGLIKKTVHYCCVSRDNQILYSYNGGDHSNEGLAALCLEKSPPFHNWYFETIGKRRFGFLIGGDGFVYFAIVDEALRRSSVLKFLEHLRDEFKKAARKNYRGSSFTAMIGSIDDVGNQLVPVVTRLIASLERVAENANNDLKTQNSNLGEQSEGSSNSTKAPLLGKLGRQEKKKGKDHLISVRGIELEEHRKSSDRPNRTDAADGAGTECVSSSRGRSVSQSFEWKWRRLVQVVLAIDAAICLTLFGIWLAICRGIECTRS; encoded by the coding sequence ATGGGTTTAATCAAGAAAACAGTTCATTACTGTTGTGTCTCAAGAGACAATCAGATTCTTTACTCTTACAACGGTGGTGACCATAGTAACGAAGGTCTCGCTGCTTTGTGTTTAGAAAAGTCTCCGCCTTTTCACAATTGGTACTTTGAAACCATCGGGAAGAGGAGGTTTGGGTTTCTAATAGGAGGAGATGGGTTTGTGTATTTCGCTATTGTTGATGAGGCTTTGAGGAGATCTAGTGTTCTTAAGTTTCTTGAACATTTGAGAGATGAGTTCAAGAAAGCTGCTAGGAAGAATTATAGAGGAAGCAGTTTTACTGCTATGATTGGTTCTATTGATGATGTTGGTAATCAGCTTGTTCCTGTTGTTACTAGACTCATAGCTTCACTTGAACGTGTTGCTGAGAATGCTAACAATGATTTGAAGACTCAAAATAGTAATCTTGGTGAACAGAGCGAAGGTTCGTCGAATTCGACTAAAGCTCCGCTTTTGGGGAAGTTAGGGaggcaagagaagaagaaagggaaagatCATTTGATTTCAGTTAGAGGCATTGAGCTTGAGGAACACAGGAAGTCTAGTGATAGGCCGAACAGAACCGATGCTGCGGATGGAGCAGGAACGGAGTGTGTATCGTCGAGTAGGGGACGTTCTGTTTCTCAAAGCTTTGAATGGAAATGGCGGCGTTTAGTTCAAGTTGTTCTTGCTATTGATGCAGCTATTTGTTTGACACTGTTTGGTATTTGGTTGGCTATATGTCGAGGCATTGAGTGTACACGTTCATGA
- the LOC109128514 gene encoding light-mediated development protein DET1-like, translating into MFTSGNITARVFERQIRTPPPSASVNRSRLFYENLVPNSTLYDVESPDHCFRKFTEDGLFLISFSRNHQELIVYRPSWLTYSTTQDDSTAPPPPLPRRASRFDSFFTQLYSVNLASANELICKDFFLYHQTRRFGLFATSTAQIHDSAPSPDAVPGVPSIDKITFILVRLDDGVVLDERAFHHDFVNLAHNMGVFLYDDLLAILSLRYQRIHLLQIRDSGHLVDARAIGYFCREDDELFLNSSSQVN; encoded by the exons ATGTTCACAAGCGGTAACATCACCGCCAGGGTATTCGAACGACAGATTCGAACTCCACCACCGAGCGCTTCCGTGAATCGTTCAAGACTCTTCTACGAAAACCTAGTCCCAAACTCAACACTCTACGATGTCGAATCACCCGATCACTGTTTCCGCAAATTC ACCGAAGACGGTCTCTTCCTCATTAGCTTTTCTCGTAACCACCAAGAACTCATCGTCTATCGTCCTTCTTGGCTCACTTACTCAACAACACAAGACGATTCCACCGcacctcctcctcctttacCTCGCCGTGCTTCTAGATTCGATAGCTTCTTCACTCAGCTCTACTCAGTCAATCTCGCTTCAGCTAACGAACTCATCTGTAAAGACTTCTTCCTATACCACCAAACTCGTCGTTTCGGTCTTTTCGCTACTTCTACAGCTCAGATCCATGACTCTGCTCCTTCCCCTGACGCTGTACCTGGTGTTCCTTCGATTGATAAGATCACTTTCATACTTGTTAGATTAGATGATGGTGTTGTTCTTGATGAGAGAGCGTTTCATCACGATTTCGTCAATTTGGCTCATAACATGGGTGTGTTTCTATATGATGATCTTTTAGCGATTCTTTCGTTGCGTTATCAGaggattcatcttcttcagattAGGGATTCTGGTCACCTTGTTGATGCTCGTGCTATTGGTTACTTTTGTCGTGAGGATGATGAGCTTTTTCTTAATTCTAGCTCTCAGGTAAACTGA
- the LOC104737020 gene encoding light-mediated development protein DET1 — protein MFTSGNITARVFERQIRTPPPSASVNRSRLFYENLVPNSTLYDVESPDHCFRKFTEDGLFLISFSRNHQELIVYRPSWLTYSTTQDDSTAPPPPLPRRASRFDSFFTQLYSVNLASANELICKDFFLYHQTRRFGLFATSTAQIHDSAPSPDAVPGVPSIDKITFILVRLDDGVVLDERAFHHDFVNLAHNMGVFLYDDLLAILSLRYQRIHLLQIRDSGHLVDARAIGYFCREDDELFLNSSSQAMMMGQDKSKQQSLVGNKEDDSAENGLQHHSSQPSGSNSFLSGIKQRLLSFIFREIWNEESDNVLRVQSLKKKFYFHYQDYVDLIIWKVQFLDRQHLLIKFGSVDGGVTRSADHHPAFFAVYNMETTDIVAFYQNSAEDLYQLFEQFSDHFTVSSSTPFMSFVTSHSNSVHALEQLKYMKNKANSFSQFVKKMLLSLPFSCQSQSPSPYFDQSLFRFDEKLISAADRHRQSSDNPIKFISRRQPQTLKFKIKPGPECGSADGRSKKICSFLFHPHLPLAISIQQTLFMPPSVVNIHFRR, from the exons ATGTTCACAAGCGGTAACATCACCGCCAGGGTATTCGAACGACAGATTCGAACTCCACCACCGAGCGCTTCCGTGAATCGTTCAAGACTCTTCTACGAAAACCTAGTCCCAAACTCAACACTCTACGATGTCGAATCACCCGATCACTGTTTCCGCAAATTCACCGAAGACGGTCTCTTCCTCATTAGCTTCTCTCGTAACCACCAAGAACTCATCGTCTATCGTCCTTCTTGGCTCACTTACTCAACAACACAAGACGATTCCACCGcacctcctcctcctttacCTCGCCGTGCTTCTAGATTCGATAGCTTCTTCACTCAGCTCTACTCAGTCAATCTCGCTTCAGCTAACGAACTCATCTGTAAAGACTTCTTCCTATACCACCAAACTCGTCGTTTCGGTCTTTTCGCTACTTCTACAGCTCAGATCCATGACTCTGCTCCTTCCCCTGACGCTGTACCTGGTGTTCCTTCGATTGATAAGATCACTTTCATACTTGTTAGATTAGATGATGGTGTTGTTCTTGATGAGAGAGCGTTTCATCACGATTTCGTCAATTTGGCTCATAACATGGGTGTGTTTCTATATGATGATCTTTTAGCGATTCTTTCGTTGCGTTATCAGaggattcatcttcttcagattAGGGATTCTGGTCACCTTGTTGATGCTCGTGCTATTGGTTACTTTTGTCGTGAGGATGATGAGCTTTTTCTTAATTCTAGCTCTCAG GCAATGATGATGGGTCAAGATAAGAGCAAACAACAGAGTTTAGTTGGGAATAAGGAAGATGATTCTGCGGAGAATGGGTTGCAGCATCATAGTAGTCAACCTAGTGGTTCGAATTCGTTTCTTAGTGGTATCAAGCAACGGTTGCTTTCTTTCATCTTCAGAGAGATTTGGAATGAAGAATCTGATAACGTTCTG agGGTTCAAAGTCTTAAGAAGAAGTTCTATTTCCATTACCAGGACTATGTCGACTTGATTATTTGGAAG GTTCAGTTTTTGGATCGACAACACTTGCTAATAAAATTTGGCAGTGTAGATGGTGGT GTAACAAGAAGTGCTGATCATCATCCAGCTTTCTTCGCGGTTTATAATATGGAGACAACTGACATTGTAGCATTCTATCAG AACTCAGCAGAAGATCTTTACCAGTTATTTGAGCAATTCAGTGATCACTTTACGGTATCAAGTAGTACACCATTCATGAGCTTTGTAACATCGCATTCTAACAGCGTCCATGCTCTTGAACAACTAAAGTACATGAAGAACAAAGCAAACAGCTTCTCTCAG TTTGTGAAGAAGATGTTGCTCTCTTTGCCTTTCAGTTGTCAGTCACAGAGTCCCTCCCCATATTTCGACCAATCTCTCTTCCGGTTCGATGAAAAG TTAATTTCCGCAGCAGATAGGCATAGGCAATCCTCAGACAATCCAATTAAGTTTATATCTCGAAGGCAACCGCAAACGctgaaattcaaaataaaaccaG GACCAGAGTGTGGAAGTGCAGATGGTCGAAGCAAGAAGATATGTTCATTTCTCTTCCATCCCCATTTACCACTTGCCATCTCCATCCAACAAACACTTTTCATGCCACCTTCTGTCGTCAATATCCATTTTCGACGATGA